A section of the Vicinamibacterales bacterium genome encodes:
- a CDS encoding APC family permease → MPTAPTLLRRLTIVEYFTFGFGSMVGVGWLVLIDDWLGRGGPGAAMLGFLAGGLLLLPVAATYGVLVRRIPDAGAEVAYTEGVFPPVLSFAAGWTMVLAYAIVCPWEAVAIGNLLGRIVPAVNTFPLYTIAGKTIFAPRVAAGLLLTGLVAWVNVRGIRPSGQFQNLTTFGLLAAFAVFVSLGFARGDVSNLQPLFSRPGLAGGILSVILAAQIVPYFMTGFESVVKGAEEARVGFPPRDFAKAMYAAVVAAVVFYVVIVAVVSYVYPWREIVAGHVGTEAAFERAFGSHQIARLILAGAFLSLLKVFNGNFVAATRLLFAMGRRGLVHRGLGRVHGSHGTPAVAIWMLAALTAVASLLGDALLVPITEVGSLAAGIGWLSACAACLARREREGRTMAAAGVLVSLVLIAMKVLPFVPGSFTASEWVALGLWMGLGLTLWTLRVPRAGTPSPDTRE, encoded by the coding sequence ATGCCGACTGCACCCACGCTCCTTCGGCGGCTGACGATCGTCGAGTACTTCACATTTGGCTTCGGCTCGATGGTCGGTGTCGGCTGGCTCGTCTTGATCGACGACTGGCTCGGCCGAGGCGGGCCGGGCGCCGCCATGCTCGGGTTCCTGGCCGGCGGCCTGCTCCTCCTGCCAGTCGCCGCGACCTACGGCGTCCTCGTGCGGCGCATTCCCGATGCGGGCGCCGAAGTGGCCTACACCGAGGGTGTGTTCCCCCCTGTCCTCTCTTTCGCGGCCGGCTGGACGATGGTCCTGGCCTACGCCATCGTGTGCCCGTGGGAGGCCGTCGCGATCGGCAACCTCCTCGGGCGGATTGTCCCGGCGGTCAACACGTTCCCGCTCTACACGATTGCCGGCAAGACGATCTTCGCGCCGAGGGTGGCTGCGGGCCTGCTGCTCACGGGCCTGGTGGCCTGGGTCAACGTGCGCGGCATCCGGCCGAGCGGCCAGTTCCAGAATCTCACGACGTTCGGACTGCTGGCGGCGTTCGCGGTCTTCGTCAGCCTGGGGTTCGCACGGGGTGACGTCTCCAACCTCCAGCCGTTGTTCTCGCGGCCGGGTCTCGCCGGCGGTATCCTGTCCGTCATCCTCGCGGCGCAGATCGTTCCGTATTTCATGACCGGCTTCGAGTCCGTCGTCAAGGGAGCGGAGGAGGCGCGCGTCGGATTCCCTCCACGCGATTTCGCGAAGGCGATGTATGCCGCGGTTGTGGCGGCGGTCGTCTTCTACGTGGTGATCGTGGCCGTGGTGTCGTACGTCTACCCCTGGCGCGAGATCGTCGCGGGCCACGTCGGCACCGAGGCAGCGTTCGAGCGCGCCTTCGGATCGCACCAGATCGCCAGGCTGATCCTGGCGGGCGCGTTCCTCTCGCTGCTCAAGGTCTTCAACGGGAACTTCGTGGCGGCCACCCGGCTGCTGTTCGCAATGGGACGCCGGGGCCTGGTGCACCGCGGGCTGGGGCGCGTCCACGGCTCCCACGGGACGCCGGCCGTGGCGATCTGGATGCTCGCCGCCCTCACCGCGGTGGCTTCGCTGCTGGGTGATGCGCTGCTCGTGCCGATCACCGAGGTCGGGTCGCTGGCGGCCGGTATCGGGTGGCTGTCGGCGTGTGCCGCCTGTCTCGCACGGCGCGAGCGAGAGGGCCGCACAATGGCTGCGGCAGGCGTCCTGGTCTCGCTCGTCCTCATCGCCATGAAAGTGCTGCCCTTCGTCCCCGGCAGCTTCACCGCTTCTGAGTGGGTGGCGCTCGGCCTCTGGATGGGTCTCGGGCTCACGCTGTGGACGCTTCGGGTCCCGCGCGCAGGAACTCCCTCGCCAGATACTCGCGAATAG
- a CDS encoding DEAD/DEAH box helicase, whose translation MPFSKLPLHPDLMRGVKELGFQRPTPIQEQAIPPAAAGKDIMASAMTGSGKTAAFLLPILNRLMAKPRRQTRALVLTPTRELAAQIYAHLEELAVHTPLTGAAVFGGVGMGPQEHAFRIGVDVMIATPGRLLDHLRHPYARLAALEVLVLDEADRMLDMGFLPDIRRILKQIPSKRQTLFFSATMPRDIIVLAREMLRDPVTINLERKSAPPVGITQAVYPVARELKSALLVELLTRGIIADAIVFTRTKHRANRLADFIARHGISSAKIHGNRSQSQRTAALAGFKAGDHRVLVATDIVARGIDIEELGHVVNFDVPADPDAYIHRVGRTARAEATGDAFTLVSPDEEDDLRAIERVLGKALPRITLPGFDYARKTTERLEIPVRERLAAARAARGPRQGGRRPATPGAGPSRFQTIIDKHAPIGSRSRSGASKPPGRRRPGR comes from the coding sequence ATGCCGTTCTCGAAGCTTCCCCTCCATCCCGATCTCATGCGCGGCGTCAAGGAACTGGGCTTCCAGCGCCCGACGCCCATCCAGGAGCAGGCGATTCCTCCCGCCGCCGCCGGCAAGGACATCATGGCGTCTGCCATGACCGGCAGCGGCAAGACCGCGGCGTTTCTCCTTCCGATCCTCAATCGCTTGATGGCGAAGCCGCGCCGGCAGACCCGCGCGCTGGTCCTGACGCCGACCCGGGAACTTGCCGCACAAATCTACGCACACCTCGAGGAACTCGCCGTCCACACCCCGCTCACCGGCGCAGCCGTCTTCGGAGGGGTCGGCATGGGGCCTCAGGAGCACGCGTTCCGCATCGGCGTGGACGTGATGATCGCCACCCCGGGGCGACTGCTCGACCACCTCCGGCACCCGTACGCCCGGCTGGCGGCCCTCGAAGTGTTGGTCCTGGACGAGGCCGACCGCATGCTCGACATGGGGTTTCTGCCCGACATCCGCCGCATCCTGAAGCAGATTCCCTCGAAGCGCCAGACGCTCTTCTTCAGCGCCACGATGCCCCGCGACATCATCGTCCTCGCGCGGGAGATGCTGCGCGATCCGGTGACCATCAACCTCGAACGGAAGTCCGCGCCGCCAGTCGGGATCACGCAGGCGGTCTATCCTGTCGCCCGAGAATTGAAGTCGGCGCTCCTCGTCGAACTCCTGACCCGCGGCATCATTGCCGACGCCATCGTCTTCACGCGCACGAAACATCGGGCCAATCGGCTCGCGGATTTCATTGCGCGACACGGTATTTCCTCGGCCAAGATCCATGGCAACCGCAGCCAGAGCCAGCGCACGGCGGCGTTGGCCGGCTTCAAGGCCGGCGACCATCGGGTACTGGTGGCAACCGATATCGTGGCCAGGGGCATCGACATCGAGGAACTGGGACACGTCGTCAACTTCGACGTGCCCGCCGATCCCGACGCCTACATCCATCGCGTGGGGCGCACGGCCCGCGCCGAGGCCACCGGGGATGCCTTTACCCTGGTCTCGCCCGACGAGGAAGATGACCTGCGCGCCATCGAGCGTGTTCTCGGGAAGGCGCTGCCACGCATCACGCTCCCCGGCTTCGACTACGCACGGAAGACGACCGAACGCCTGGAGATTCCAGTACGTGAGCGGCTGGCCGCGGCCCGCGCGGCCCGAGGCCCCCGCCAGGGCGGGCGCAGACCCGCCACGCCGGGCGCGGGCCCGTCTCGATTCCAGACCATCATCGACAAGCACGCGCCGATCGGGTCGCGATCCCGCAGCGGCGCATCGAAACCGCCGGGACGAAGACGGCCCGGACGCTGA
- a CDS encoding nuclear transport factor 2 family protein has protein sequence MRTGLVWIGVIVALVASTALGQRKVDATSEGRARDRVIVEQAIRDSIGWALTKDRPLLERIIAHDPDLFMFNPDSKSTTVGWDAFVKNFEFWMNPRFKATSFDVRDLRTTFSRSGDVAWFSAILDDLAEWDAKPTGWKDTRWTGVLEKRNGAWVIVQMHFSFASDKVRAEATRSDDGDAVPLRNFTTTTTRTNRSPGPRRSPSTEGSLSRSRWTAARSGS, from the coding sequence ATGCGCACAGGACTTGTGTGGATTGGCGTGATCGTCGCGCTGGTGGCATCCACCGCGCTCGGACAGCGCAAGGTGGACGCGACCAGCGAGGGCAGGGCCAGGGACCGCGTCATCGTGGAGCAGGCCATCCGCGATTCCATCGGCTGGGCACTCACGAAGGATCGGCCGCTGCTCGAGCGCATCATTGCGCACGACCCGGATCTCTTCATGTTCAACCCGGACTCAAAGTCGACGACGGTCGGCTGGGACGCCTTCGTCAAGAACTTCGAGTTCTGGATGAATCCCAGATTCAAGGCCACCAGCTTCGACGTGCGCGACCTGCGGACGACGTTTTCGCGCTCTGGGGACGTCGCGTGGTTTTCCGCAATCCTCGACGATCTGGCCGAGTGGGACGCCAAGCCCACGGGCTGGAAGGACACGCGCTGGACCGGCGTGCTCGAGAAGCGAAACGGCGCGTGGGTCATCGTCCAGATGCACTTTTCGTTCGCGTCGGACAAGGTTCGCGCCGAGGCCACTCGTTCTGACGACGGGGACGCCGTGCCGCTCCGTAATTTCACCACCACCACCACGCGGACGAACCGTTCGCCAGGACCGCGCCGGTCGCCGAGCACGGAGGGTTCGCTCTCGCGGTCACGGTGGACGGCCGCACGGAGTGGATCGTGA
- a CDS encoding ABC transporter permease: protein MRTSLVSDLVVACRSMRTTPAAVTAAVVALGLGIGLTSVTWSIVYAMTMRGLPFPGADRIMSVDRRIRSGSSDDLVPTMQHDLADWRERQRSFEGLGAFQLVSVNLSGSARQPERIPGARLTANTFSLLRVQPARGRAFVDADEAPGAPAVAIISSTLWSNRFGSDPAVVGRTVRVGGVPTTIVGVMDPDFRFPLHQSIWLPLPLDPLPARRGEGPSVGVFGRLRTGVALATARREFSALADDLRKRFPDTNRDTGVSVGPFVLRYVTGGDDRAIAGSYTMLAAVFGVLLIACANVSNFLLARAVVRRRELAVRAALGAPRRRLMSLVLAESTVIAALGGVLGTGCAWVGLTWFRGAAADTNPPFWLKFELDPPILIFVIAASVLSALVAGVVPALRASRPNMASTLNDVGRGGSSLRLGRLSRGLVAVELIFAWALLLPAGTITRSIINLQTTDFGFAVDDVMTARITLPTADYPSAARRLAVFEELLRRVQANPAIRAAAAGTDMAGGGGSREGIEVEGRPVSDGKAGSQAGVVAISPDYFTASGVALLEGRAFTTADRAGSASVAIVNSRFADRFLAGGSPVGRRVRVREGSSPGPWLTVVGVVPDLFFGGLRPNSQAGLYVPLAQSEVVGASLIVRTAGPPAPIVPFLRAQTSAIDAELPLDEVRTMRRVLYEATLFVSLFGTLFIAFGLTALVLTAVGAFGVATFSARQRTHEIGIRVALGATGCQVVLLMMKQSLWLLGGGGAIGLAFGLGLSRLVAGILYRVSPADPLTLEIVTVVLVATTGLAHFWPAWQAARLEPVDALR, encoded by the coding sequence GTGCGAACCAGCCTCGTCTCCGATCTCGTTGTGGCCTGCCGGTCGATGCGAACCACCCCCGCGGCCGTTACCGCCGCGGTGGTCGCGCTCGGTCTCGGCATCGGGCTGACATCGGTCACCTGGAGCATCGTCTACGCCATGACGATGCGGGGCCTGCCGTTTCCTGGTGCCGACCGCATCATGTCCGTGGATCGACGGATCCGTTCGGGCAGTTCCGACGACCTCGTCCCGACCATGCAGCACGACCTTGCCGACTGGCGGGAACGCCAGCGCTCGTTCGAGGGTCTCGGCGCCTTCCAGCTGGTCAGCGTGAATCTCAGCGGATCGGCGCGACAGCCGGAGCGAATCCCCGGGGCGCGCCTGACGGCCAACACGTTCAGCCTGCTGCGCGTCCAGCCTGCACGCGGGCGGGCCTTCGTGGACGCTGATGAGGCGCCGGGCGCGCCGGCCGTTGCGATCATCAGTTCCACGCTCTGGTCGAACCGCTTCGGGAGCGATCCCGCCGTCGTCGGACGCACGGTGCGCGTCGGCGGCGTGCCGACGACCATCGTCGGCGTGATGGACCCAGACTTCCGGTTCCCGCTGCACCAATCGATCTGGCTGCCGCTTCCACTCGACCCACTGCCGGCCAGGCGAGGCGAGGGGCCGTCAGTTGGAGTGTTCGGGCGATTGCGGACGGGTGTAGCGCTTGCGACGGCTCGGCGGGAGTTCTCCGCTCTGGCGGACGACCTGCGGAAGCGCTTCCCCGATACGAACCGCGACACAGGCGTCAGCGTCGGGCCATTCGTGCTCCGCTACGTCACGGGCGGCGACGACAGGGCCATCGCCGGTTCCTACACGATGTTGGCCGCGGTCTTCGGCGTCCTGCTGATCGCCTGCGCAAACGTGTCGAACTTCCTGCTCGCACGCGCGGTCGTCCGGCGCCGCGAGTTGGCCGTGCGCGCCGCGCTCGGCGCGCCTCGTCGCCGACTGATGTCCTTGGTCCTCGCCGAATCCACGGTCATTGCGGCACTCGGCGGCGTGCTGGGGACCGGCTGCGCGTGGGTCGGCCTCACGTGGTTCCGTGGTGCGGCGGCGGACACCAACCCGCCCTTCTGGCTGAAGTTCGAACTCGATCCCCCGATACTGATCTTCGTGATCGCGGCCTCCGTGTTGTCGGCCCTCGTGGCGGGCGTGGTCCCGGCCCTCCGGGCGTCGAGGCCGAACATGGCCTCCACCCTGAACGACGTTGGTCGCGGCGGATCGAGTCTTCGTCTGGGCCGCCTCAGCCGGGGGCTCGTCGCGGTCGAGTTGATCTTCGCATGGGCGCTCCTGCTGCCGGCCGGGACGATCACGCGCAGTATCATCAACCTCCAGACGACCGACTTCGGCTTTGCGGTCGATGACGTCATGACGGCGCGCATTACGCTGCCGACGGCCGACTATCCGAGCGCCGCGCGTCGCCTGGCCGTCTTCGAGGAGTTGTTGCGCCGCGTGCAGGCCAATCCGGCCATCCGCGCCGCTGCAGCCGGTACCGACATGGCCGGCGGCGGCGGGAGTCGCGAGGGCATCGAGGTGGAGGGACGGCCGGTGTCGGACGGCAAGGCAGGATCGCAGGCAGGCGTGGTGGCGATCAGTCCCGACTATTTCACCGCCTCCGGCGTGGCGCTCCTCGAGGGACGTGCCTTCACCACGGCCGATCGAGCCGGATCCGCGTCGGTCGCCATCGTGAACAGTCGCTTTGCCGATCGTTTCCTGGCTGGCGGGTCACCGGTCGGTCGCCGCGTCCGGGTTCGAGAGGGCAGCTCGCCGGGACCGTGGCTAACCGTGGTCGGTGTGGTTCCGGACCTGTTCTTCGGCGGACTCAGGCCCAACAGCCAGGCCGGCCTCTATGTTCCCCTCGCCCAGAGTGAAGTGGTGGGCGCTTCGCTGATCGTCCGCACCGCGGGTCCGCCGGCGCCGATTGTTCCATTTCTCAGGGCTCAGACGTCGGCCATCGATGCCGAGCTGCCGCTCGATGAGGTTCGTACCATGCGGCGCGTCCTGTACGAGGCCACGTTGTTCGTCAGCCTGTTCGGCACGCTGTTCATCGCGTTCGGACTGACGGCGCTGGTCCTGACTGCGGTGGGGGCCTTCGGCGTGGCCACCTTCTCGGCGCGCCAGCGGACGCATGAGATTGGCATTCGCGTGGCGCTTGGCGCGACGGGCTGCCAGGTCGTGCTGTTGATGATGAAGCAGAGCCTGTGGCTGCTCGGCGGCGGCGGCGCGATTGGCTTGGCGTTCGGCCTCGGACTCTCGCGCCTGGTTGCCGGCATCCTCTATCGTGTATCCCCGGCCGATCCGTTGACCCTGGAGATCGTGACGGTCGTCCTCGTGGCAACCACGGGACTTGCGCACTTCTGGCCGGCGTGGCAAGCGGCGCGCCTCGAGCCGGTGGATGCGCTGAGGTAA
- a CDS encoding C1 family peptidase: MRVHAWLVVIGVAATVAVAAQEQRDKAVFAPKKDAKLDAIKSEVRKPAGVPEKNQMWIDFSAVNAPKAVSEFASVWHQPSVCQGLSGMCWCFSMTSFFESEVYRLTKREMRFSVVHSIYWEYVEKARGFVQSRGKSVFGEGSQAAAVLRAWRKHGAVPAAVYTGLKGDAKNYDHESTVYAELRAYLDGVKSAGAWNEEAVLATVRAILDSHLGVPPSTVEVDGRSLTPQQYLQQVVRINLDDYVELLSMTDKPYFQSVEYEVPDNWWHGKEYLNVPLDTFMTGLKQAIRQGYSIAIAADFSEPGYSIGAPGLAVVPTWDIPSAYIDANARHFRFANGTTTDDHGLHVVGWMQKNGKDWYLVKDSWSSAWNNDHPGYYFFHEDYVKLKVLGYLVHKDAVKGLLEKR, encoded by the coding sequence GTGAGAGTCCACGCATGGCTGGTCGTCATCGGCGTCGCCGCCACGGTTGCCGTTGCGGCGCAGGAGCAGCGCGACAAGGCCGTCTTCGCGCCGAAGAAGGACGCGAAGCTCGACGCCATCAAGAGCGAGGTTCGCAAGCCGGCTGGCGTGCCCGAGAAGAACCAGATGTGGATCGACTTCTCGGCCGTCAACGCTCCGAAGGCGGTGTCGGAGTTCGCGAGCGTGTGGCACCAGCCCTCGGTGTGCCAGGGGCTCTCCGGGATGTGCTGGTGCTTCTCCATGACGTCCTTCTTCGAGTCGGAGGTCTACCGCCTCACGAAACGGGAGATGCGCTTCTCCGTGGTCCACTCGATCTACTGGGAGTACGTCGAGAAGGCGCGCGGGTTCGTGCAGAGCCGCGGCAAGTCGGTGTTCGGCGAGGGTTCCCAAGCGGCCGCCGTGCTTCGCGCGTGGCGGAAGCACGGTGCGGTGCCTGCGGCCGTCTACACGGGGCTCAAGGGCGACGCGAAGAACTACGACCACGAGTCCACCGTGTACGCCGAGCTCAGGGCCTACCTCGATGGTGTAAAGTCCGCCGGTGCGTGGAACGAAGAAGCGGTTCTCGCGACCGTGCGCGCCATCCTCGACTCGCACCTCGGCGTACCGCCCTCGACGGTTGAGGTGGATGGCCGGTCGCTGACGCCCCAGCAGTACCTCCAGCAGGTGGTTCGGATCAACCTGGACGACTACGTGGAACTGCTGTCGATGACCGACAAGCCGTACTTCCAGTCGGTGGAGTACGAGGTGCCCGACAACTGGTGGCACGGCAAGGAGTATCTGAACGTCCCGCTCGACACGTTCATGACCGGGCTCAAGCAGGCAATCCGCCAGGGCTACTCGATCGCGATCGCGGCCGACTTCTCCGAACCGGGCTATTCGATCGGCGCACCCGGCCTCGCCGTCGTCCCGACCTGGGACATCCCGTCCGCCTACATCGATGCGAATGCGCGCCACTTCCGCTTCGCCAACGGTACCACCACCGACGACCACGGCCTTCACGTCGTCGGCTGGATGCAGAAGAACGGCAAGGATTGGTACTTGGTGAAGGACTCGTGGAGCAGCGCCTGGAACAACGACCATCCCGGCTACTACTTCTTCCATGAGGACTACGTGAAGCTGAAGGTTCTCGGCTACCTCGTGCACAAGGATGCCGTGAAGGGCCTGCTGGAGAAGCGATAG
- a CDS encoding methyltransferase domain-containing protein yields the protein MATDAGAILKNLLGFYDFDGKTIVAAGAGGGQLAGYASRARRVVAVDPDALAIERLAEAAERLGIADRFEYVTGTFEACDVRGDVVLFEFCLHEMADPAVSLAHALSLAPDIVVVDHLAGSAWAYCGDEDEKAARSWRAVEAIGIADRAVFEAEQHFRDFEELNNRLLGQGAESLRRIQPFRGDTDIVIPMVYAIVRVRGEADGG from the coding sequence ATGGCTACCGACGCCGGAGCGATCCTGAAGAACCTGCTCGGCTTCTACGACTTCGACGGCAAGACGATTGTGGCCGCCGGGGCGGGGGGCGGACAGTTGGCCGGCTACGCGTCTCGTGCGCGCCGTGTCGTGGCGGTCGATCCGGATGCACTCGCCATCGAACGCCTGGCCGAAGCGGCCGAGCGCCTGGGCATCGCCGATCGATTCGAGTACGTCACCGGAACGTTCGAGGCGTGCGATGTACGCGGCGATGTCGTCCTGTTCGAATTCTGCCTGCACGAGATGGCCGATCCCGCCGTCTCGCTCGCGCACGCTCTCAGCCTTGCGCCCGACATCGTCGTCGTCGACCACCTGGCCGGATCGGCGTGGGCCTACTGCGGCGACGAGGATGAGAAGGCAGCGAGAAGCTGGCGGGCCGTCGAGGCAATCGGCATCGCCGATCGGGCGGTCTTCGAGGCCGAACAACATTTCCGAGATTTCGAGGAGTTGAACAACCGGCTGCTCGGCCAGGGCGCGGAAAGCCTGCGCCGCATTCAGCCGTTCCGCGGCGACACGGACATCGTGATCCCGATGGTCTACGCCATCGTCCGCGTTCGGGGGGAGGCCGACGGAGGCTAG